Genomic segment of Xanthomonas sp. DAR 35659:
TCAGCGCGCCGTGAATCCGCCGTCGACGGTGACGATGCTGCCGGTCACCCGGCGTGCCGCATCCGATGCGAGCCAGACCGCGGCTTCGGCCACATCCGCCGGCTCGACCAGCTCGTTCATCGGTTGCGCCTGGGTGAAGACCTGCTCGTGGCTGGCCACGTCGACCTCGAGCGAGCGTGCGATCTCCGACAACATGCGACCCTCGACATGACCGGAGTCACGCACCGAACCCGGGCAGATCGCGTTGACCCGTACCTTGAGCGGACCGTAGTCCAGCGCCGCGGCCCGGGTCAGCCCGACGATGCCGTGCTTGGCCGCCACGTACGCCGAAAAATTGCGATAGCCGACGCTGCCGGCGGTGGACGCGATGTTGATGATGCTTCCGGTGCGTTGCGACGTCATGAACTGTCCGACGGCCTTGGTCATGCGCCACGCGCCGCTGAGGTCGATGTCGATCATCAGGTTCCACTCTTCCTCCTCGATGTCGTGCACGATCTTTCCCGAGGGCGCGGCGATGCCGGCATTGTTCAGCAGGATGTCGATCCGGCCGAACCGCTCCAGCGCCATGTCCTTGGCCTGATGCAGCGCAGCCATGTCGCGCACGTCGGCGCCGACCACCAGCACCGCCGCGCCGGCGCGGCGGCACAGCGCGGCGGTGGTCTGCAGTTGGTCGGCGTTGCCCAGGGGATACGGCACGCCGTCGATGTGCGTGTCGACATCCAGCAAGACCAGGTCGGCACCTTCGCGGGCGAACGCGCGGGCGCATTCGCGCCCGAGGCCACGCGCGGCCCCGGTGACGACGGCGACCTTGCCGGCCAGCCTCATCGCGCCGCATCCACGGCGGTGGCGGTCGACAGCGAACGCGCGAAACGGTCGATGAGTTGCAATAGAGGCATGGGATCAGCGATGAAGTACATATGGCCGCCCGGCAACTCGCGGTGCGTACATTGCGCGCCGCTGGCGCGGGACCAGCCGGCGACTTGCGACGCCGACACCAAGGCGTCCTGGGCGCCGCGCACGGTCATCAGCGGCACGCTGAGCCCTGCCCCGCTGCGCGGCCGATACTCCTCATGCATGCGCACATCCGCGCGCAGCGCCGGCAGCAGCAGTTCACGCATCATCGGATCGTCCAGCGCTTCGTGGCGATAGTCCGAGAAGCGCGACACAGCGGCGATGAACGCGTCGTCGTCGCGCTGGTCGGAGGCGCGCTCGGTGCGGGGACTCCACGGATCCGGCGATCCGCTGACCACCACGCCCAGCAATGGAAACCGCGCCGAGTCCTCGAGCCGGCGCGCGAGTTCGAAGGCCAGCACCGCGCCCAGGCTGTGCCCGAACAGCAGGGCCGGCTGGTCGTCGTCGTCGGCCAGCAGGTGCGCCGCCAACTCGTCGGCGGCGGAATGCAGGTCCTCATGCGCCGGTTCGAGAAAGCGCTTCTCGCGCCCGGGCAACTGCATCGGGACCGGTTCCAGTCCTTCGGCAACGCCCTTCCAGGCATTGAAGAAGGACGCGCCGGCACCCGCGAACGGGACGCAGATCAGGCGGATAGCATGCATGGATTCATCCTTGTTGCAGTCTGATGGTCGCGACGGCGGGCGCCTATTCCGAGCGCAGCGCGAACACGGGCCAACGGGTGATGATGGCCCGCAGCGTGAGGTAGCAGGCGGCGGCCACCGAGGCGACGATGACGATGTAGCCGGTCGCTCCGGCGCCCCAGGACAACGGCAGCTCGTAGCCCGCGTAGCGCGCCAGCAGCCGATCGGCGGCGATCAGGATGACCAGGCTGGCGATGGTGCCGTAGACGCAGAGGATCAGGTTCTCCGTATAGACCATCTGCGCGATGCGCGCCGGTGCCGCGCCGATGGACATCCGTACGCCGAGTTCGTAACGGCGCAGCAGGATGCCGTAATTGAGCACGCCGTAGATTCCGACGCTGGCCAGCAATACGGTCAGCACGCCGAGGCCGATCGCCACCCAGACGATGAACAGGTCCTTGAGCACCAATTGGTGATAGATGTCATCGACCCGCTCGTACTCGTACAGGTTGTACTGGCTGTTGACCGCGCCAAGCACGTCGAGGAATTCCTGCCGGCTCAGGGTGGCGCCCTGCTCGAGTTGCACGATGAAGCGCAGGCCGCTGTAGCGGGTCGCGTAGAGCCGCGGCGTGGCCGGCGTGCGCGGAATGCTGACGTCGCGCACGACGCCGATGATTTCATTGGGCTTGAACTCGCCCTCGCCGTCCGCCTGCCAATAGACGTGACGGCCGACGACATCGCCGTCGGGTGCGATACGCCTGGCCATCTCCTGGTTGACCAGCACCTTCGGCGCCGAGCTGTTCACGTCGTCGCGGCTGAAGTTGCTGCCGCTCACCAGCTTTTCCCCCATCACCGAAAGGTAGGCGTCGTCCACCAGGTTGGTCGCCACCGATACCGTCTCGGTGCCGGCGGCATCCAGCTTGACCGAGCTTGTCCAGCGGTTGCTCATCATCGGCACGAACAGCGCGCTGCTCACCTGCTTCACCTTGGGCAACTGCTTCAGGCGCGCGGTGAGATCTTCGATGTTACGGATGCGCTCGTCCCGACTGGGCTGCAGCGCGCCGGTACTCAAGTTGGCGAATACCAGGTTGTCGATGTTGAAGCCGGGATCGCGCGTGATGGTCTCGTACGAGAGACGGACGACGCTGGAGATGGCGACGAGCAGGAACGCGGCGAGCGCGATCTGGCTCACCACCAGCGTGTCGCGGACGGTTGCCGACACCTGCAATCCCGACCCCTTGCCGCTGGATTTGAGTTGGGACGCCAGGCGCCGGTAGTCGAGAAGATGCGTTACCAACCCGGAGAACGCCAGGGCCAGGAGCAGCACCAGGCCGATGGCCACCCCCACCGTTGCGGGGGAGATGGATAGCTCGGCGATGCGCGGCAACTGCCCCGCGATCCTGTCCTTCATCGCCGAGGTCACCACGGTGGCCAGCAACAGCGCCAGCACGGTGGAGGTGCCGACCAGCAACAGGTGTTCGGCGAAGACCTGACGGAAGATGTGCGATTTCTTCGCGCCCAGGGTCGCGCGGATGGAGAGCTCGCGCAATTGCTCGGCTGCCCGCGAGAGCAGCAGGTTGAAGACGTTGATGCAGGCGATGATGGCCAGCGCGAGCCCACTGGCGAGGAACAGCAGCGCCGACACCCTTCCGTCCTCCACCAGATAGGGCTTCAGTCCTTCCAGCGAGACGTGATAGGAAGCATTGTTGAGAAAGGCCGAACCGCGCGTCTCGGCTTTGAAGCGGTCGCTGACGAGACTGTTGATCGACTGTTCGGCGACCGCCTGGCGCTGACCCGGTGCGAGCAGGCCAAGCAGCTTGATCTGGTCGGTGAAGGCCGACCAGTTGCGGCGGATCTCCGGCGGCCATGTGTTGAATTCCCATGGCAACCAGACGTTGGTCTTCAGACCGGCCTGGAACAGCTCCGGCTCCACGAAGCGCGCGGCGGTGACGCCGATGATCCGGTAGGACACGTCGTTGACGACGACCTTGTCGTCGAGCACGTTGTCGCGTCCCCCGAAATAGGTCTGCCAGGTCTCGTAGCTGATGACGGCCACGGGTTCGTGCGAACCGACACCATTGCGCGCGGAGAAGCCGCTGCCCTTGGCGAAGCCGGCGCCCAGAATGGGAAAGTAGTCAGGCGTTGCGTTGGTGATGCGCAGCTTGGGCCGGGCGGCGATGTTGGTGACGATTTCCTCGCCGTAGTTCAGGATCGCCAACCGCTCGAGGCCGGTCTGCGCCTTGCTTTTCTCGAGCAGTTCGGCGATCGGATAGGCGACGTTGTCGGCGAATTTCACCTCGCTGCTCTCGTAGACGTTGCCGACGCCCACGACCAGCCGCTCCTGGGCCGGGTACGGCAGCGCCTTGAGCAGAAGCACCTGGTTGAGGTTGACCACGCACAGCAGGATGCCAAGGGTCACCGTCAGGGTCAGCACGATGCTGAGGACGAACAATGGCCGTTTGCGCAGACTGCTCCAGGCCTCCGCGAGTTCCTGGCGCAGCATCAGGCGGCCTCGTCCTTGGGCTGCCCGGCGGCCCGCGAGTGGCTCGACTGGATCTTGCCATCCAGCAGGCTGATCCGGGTGCGGGCGAAGTCCGCATAGCGCGGATCGTGGGTGACCATGCAAATGGTGGTGCCGGCCTGGTTCAACTCGTCCAGCAACGCCATGATGGCGTCGCCATTGGCGGAGTCCAGATTGCCGGTCGGCTCATCCACCAGCAGGACGGCGGGGTTGGCCACCAGGGCGCGGGCGATGGCGATGCGCTGCTGCTGGCCGCCGGACAGCTGGTTCGGCCTGTGCCCGGCGCGGTGGTTCATGCCGACCTTCTCCAGGCAGTCGGTGACCCGCGCCTGCACCTGCTCGGCACTGCGCCGGGTACGCGAATAGCGCAGCGGAAGCGCGACGTTCTGGGCCACCGTCAGCCCGTCGATGAGATTGAACTGCTGAAAGACGAAGCCGATCTTCTCGCAGCGCACCTCCGCACCTTCGGACAGGCCCATCCTGCTGACGTCGATGCCGTCGAGAAAGTAGCTGCCGGAGGTCGGGGCATCCAGCAGTCCGAGAATCGAGAGCAGCGTGGACTTCCCACAGCCGGAAGGACCGGAGATGGCGAGGTAGTCGCCCTCCAGCACCTGCAGGGTCACCTCGGACAGCGCATAGGTGTCGACTTCGTCGGTCGAGAACACCTTGCTGAGATTCTCGACGCGGATCTTGGCCTTGCTCATGACGTACCCCGGAAGTAATGACTGGTCCATGTAGCGACTGCACGACGCGTGCGGCGGGGCCGGCCCGCAGGCCGGCTCGGCACGCGTCAATCGGCGATTGCGAGCACGTCCTCCGACGCATACTTGGAGACATCCGACAGGACGATGCCGGAACCCTTGGGCACCCCGTTCCTGATCTGGATCAACTTGCCGGACTCCTGCCCGAACTCCACCTTGGTCCGGCGCGCGACGTCGCCTCCCCCATCCACCACGAACACGCTGGAGCTGGCATTGGCGACGACATTCGCCGGACGTTCCACGTACAAGGCATTGGGGAACGACCCGACGCCGACGCTGGCATCCACGTTGAGGCCCGGGCGCGCGTTCGCCGGCAGCGGCTGATCGGGCCTGAGCTCGATCAGGACGCTGCCATCGGCGACGCCTGGATTGATCTGCGTCACTTTGGCCGGCACCCGCGTGCCGCCGACGGAAATGGTGGCGGGCTGGCCGATCTGGACGGCGTCGCTCCTGGATTGCGGGATCTTGACCAGCGCGTCGAGGTCCCGGTCGCCGCCGATCAGCGCCAGCTCCTTGCCGGTGTCGATGCTCTGGCCGAGCTCCACGTAGAGCAATTGCAAGGTCCCCTCCTTGCCCGCGCGGACGGTCAGCCTGTTCTTCTGTTCCATGACCTTGTCATAGGCGAGCTGACGCTCCTGCACGAGGCGGTTGCGTATCTCGATCTGCGCGCCGTTGATCTTCTGCAGCGTCGCATAGCGCTGCTTCTCGATCTGCAGGCTGTGGCGCAGCTGCTTGGCGTTGAGCGAGATCTCGGCATACGCGATCGAACTGATGATGCGGGCCTTGGCGAGGTCGGCCATCGCCTTCTCGCGCATCTGCGCCAGCTCCAGTTCGGACTGCACCTTGAACAAGGCCGCCTCCGCCTCCTGCAGTTCTCGCTGCTGGGTCAGCCCGATCTCCTGCACGG
This window contains:
- a CDS encoding thioesterase II family protein is translated as MHAIRLICVPFAGAGASFFNAWKGVAEGLEPVPMQLPGREKRFLEPAHEDLHSAADELAAHLLADDDDQPALLFGHSLGAVLAFELARRLEDSARFPLLGVVVSGSPDPWSPRTERASDQRDDDAFIAAVSRFSDYRHEALDDPMMRELLLPALRADVRMHEEYRPRSGAGLSVPLMTVRGAQDALVSASQVAGWSRASGAQCTHRELPGGHMYFIADPMPLLQLIDRFARSLSTATAVDAAR
- a CDS encoding HlyD family secretion protein → MLLLSAAVVVVIIGFALRSQSSSAAIKRDALVIGVVKSGKFDVSVDGYGELKSGSARLITSDSKATVEELVLKPGAKVTPDSVILRMSNPQIDQDLDLARHQLEAEKIAVQEIGLTQQRELQEAEAALFKVQSELELAQMREKAMADLAKARIISSIAYAEISLNAKQLRHSLQIEKQRYATLQKINGAQIEIRNRLVQERQLAYDKVMEQKNRLTVRAGKEGTLQLLYVELGQSIDTGKELALIGGDRDLDALVKIPQSRSDAVQIGQPATISVGGTRVPAKVTQINPGVADGSVLIELRPDQPLPANARPGLNVDASVGVGSFPNALYVERPANVVANASSSVFVVDGGGDVARRTKVEFGQESGKLIQIRNGVPKGSGIVLSDVSKYASEDVLAIAD
- a CDS encoding ABC transporter permease produces the protein MLRQELAEAWSSLRKRPLFVLSIVLTLTVTLGILLCVVNLNQVLLLKALPYPAQERLVVGVGNVYESSEVKFADNVAYPIAELLEKSKAQTGLERLAILNYGEEIVTNIAARPKLRITNATPDYFPILGAGFAKGSGFSARNGVGSHEPVAVISYETWQTYFGGRDNVLDDKVVVNDVSYRIIGVTAARFVEPELFQAGLKTNVWLPWEFNTWPPEIRRNWSAFTDQIKLLGLLAPGQRQAVAEQSINSLVSDRFKAETRGSAFLNNASYHVSLEGLKPYLVEDGRVSALLFLASGLALAIIACINVFNLLLSRAAEQLRELSIRATLGAKKSHIFRQVFAEHLLLVGTSTVLALLLATVVTSAMKDRIAGQLPRIAELSISPATVGVAIGLVLLLALAFSGLVTHLLDYRRLASQLKSSGKGSGLQVSATVRDTLVVSQIALAAFLLVAISSVVRLSYETITRDPGFNIDNLVFANLSTGALQPSRDERIRNIEDLTARLKQLPKVKQVSSALFVPMMSNRWTSSVKLDAAGTETVSVATNLVDDAYLSVMGEKLVSGSNFSRDDVNSSAPKVLVNQEMARRIAPDGDVVGRHVYWQADGEGEFKPNEIIGVVRDVSIPRTPATPRLYATRYSGLRFIVQLEQGATLSRQEFLDVLGAVNSQYNLYEYERVDDIYHQLVLKDLFIVWVAIGLGVLTVLLASVGIYGVLNYGILLRRYELGVRMSIGAAPARIAQMVYTENLILCVYGTIASLVILIAADRLLARYAGYELPLSWGAGATGYIVIVASVAAACYLTLRAIITRWPVFALRSE
- a CDS encoding SDR family oxidoreductase, with the protein product MRLAGKVAVVTGAARGLGRECARAFAREGADLVLLDVDTHIDGVPYPLGNADQLQTTAALCRRAGAAVLVVGADVRDMAALHQAKDMALERFGRIDILLNNAGIAAPSGKIVHDIEEEEWNLMIDIDLSGAWRMTKAVGQFMTSQRTGSIINIASTAGSVGYRNFSAYVAAKHGIVGLTRAAALDYGPLKVRVNAICPGSVRDSGHVEGRMLSEIARSLEVDVASHEQVFTQAQPMNELVEPADVAEAAVWLASDAARRVTGSIVTVDGGFTAR
- a CDS encoding ABC transporter ATP-binding protein: MSKAKIRVENLSKVFSTDEVDTYALSEVTLQVLEGDYLAISGPSGCGKSTLLSILGLLDAPTSGSYFLDGIDVSRMGLSEGAEVRCEKIGFVFQQFNLIDGLTVAQNVALPLRYSRTRRSAEQVQARVTDCLEKVGMNHRAGHRPNQLSGGQQQRIAIARALVANPAVLLVDEPTGNLDSANGDAIMALLDELNQAGTTICMVTHDPRYADFARTRISLLDGKIQSSHSRAAGQPKDEAA